The sequence below is a genomic window from Salarchaeum japonicum.
ATCCGATTCCTACCGCGGAGCTGGATATTTCAGCACCGAAATGCGGTGAAACACTCGCCGACCATCACGTGGGCGACAGCGTTCGAATCGAACGGGTGCCAGACGAAGACGCTGATCTACTCCGATATCTGTCCGACCACGGGATTCACCCGGGAACTGAAGTGGAAATTGTTGAGGTCACCTCATTTGGCATGGTGACACTCGATCCTGACGGTGCCGACGAACCAGTTGCACTTCCCAAGAAAGTTGCCCGCTCTATCTCCGCTCAATCTCTATCCGAGGATACAAGCTAACTTGATCGGAACCTCACCCCCCAGGTATTAGTTTAGACTAAATCAAAGTTTAGATGGGGCAAATTTATACGTTAGGTCGGTCAAGGGGCTCCTATGCACACCCAGAGGCTTGACCAGCGGAGGAGATCATGCCATCGCTAGATTACAGTAGCGCAGCAGACGTCACGAAACGACTCGAAGAGCGACTGGTCGAATCACTCACCGGTGAGACGAGCGTCAGTCGCCGCACGGTGCTCGGCGGTCTCGGTGTTGCCGGGAGTGCAGCCGTCGGACTCGGGAGTTCCCGAGCAGCTGCTTCCTCCGATCACGACGATGAGGATGACCACGGTAACTTCGGTGCGGTGGGCGAATACCGGGATTTAGATTTCGACCCTCATGAGTTCCTCACCGCATTCAATACCGGAGGCAGCGGGCAGGATAACGTTCCCCAGCAGGTTTACGAAGAGGATGGCCGAACCGTGCGGGAGTTCGAGTTCACCGCCGTCGACACCACGATAGCAATCGCGCCGGGCGTTGAGTTCCAGGCGTGGGCGTACAACGGCCAAGTGCCCGGACCGACGATCCGCGCCGTCGAGGGCGATCTGATCCGCGTGAAGTTCACGAATCTGGGACGACACGCACACACGATCCATCCACACCTGAAGAATCTCAACCCGCGAATGGATGGGATTCCTCAGAACGGGCCTGGCGTCCTCGATACGGGCGAGTCATTCACCTACGAGTGGATCGCCCAACCCGCTGGCACGCACTTCTATCACTGCCACTCACTCCCGTTGAAAGAGCACATCCACCGCGGACTCTACGGCACGATCATCGTCGATCCGGACCCCGAGCGCGTCAGGGAGAATCCACGCGAGTACGTCAACTACCCGGGCCCGATTACCGACGATTTCCGAGAGCAACTCGTCGAAGAGGCGAAGAGCCGAAATCACGAGTACGCCGAAAACGACGCCGTCAACGAGATGGTGATGGTGATGAACTCATTCGATACCAACTTCGACGGCGGCAATGAGGTCTACGCGGCAAACACACGGGCGTTCGGATACGGAGTCGGTGACACCGACGGCGAGGGCAACTGGACGGCAGGCGAGACGAAACGCCCCATCCAGATCAACAAGAACGAACGCCAGCGCGTGTACCTCTCTAATGCGACGGAGTTCGACCTCATCAATTCGTTCCATACTCACTCACAGTTCTTCGACTACTACGACCACGGAACGACGCTGACGCCGACGCTCAAAAATGTGGACACGATCATGCAGTGCCAGGCGCAGCGCGGTATCATCGAGATCGACTACTCCGATCATCAACCGGGCCTGTACATGTTCCACGCCCATCAGTCGGAGTTCGCCGAACTGGGCTGGATGAGCTTCTTCGAGGTGGTCTAACATGGCGGATAAGACACGAGACACGACGACGGACGGTGGTGTAACGGCTGACGAAGAGATCACACAACCGCTCGGGCTTCCGCGATGGGTCAGCGCGTTACTCCCGATCGTGTTGCTCGTACTCGTCCTGGGTGTGTTCGCATTCACGTCACCGCTCGCCGGTGTTCAGAGCGGCGAACCACTTCCCGACGTCACGGTCACACATACGACACTTCCGAGCGACGAAACGGTCGTCCTTCACGTGACGAACAACGGGCCCGAATCCGTGACGATATCACAGGTTCTCGTCGACGAAGCCTACTGGGATTTCCGGGTCGAAGGAGCCGGTGGTGACCAAACGCTCGCCCCGATGGAGAGCGCACAGATCGTGATTCCGTATCACTGGAATCCGGGGTGGGACCTCGAAGTCGCGCTCGTGCTCTCTGACGGAGCGACGTTCCATAACACGATCGTCGCTCCGAGTCAGTCGCCCGGCTTTAGCCTCGGTCTGCTCGGAACGCTTGCAGTAATCGGGCTGTTCGTCGGCGTGATCCCGGTCGCACTAGGGATGCTCTGGTTCCCCTACATCAAGACGATGAGCGATCGCTGGCTGCATGCTGTTCTCTTGTTTGCGGCCGGCGTACTGGGCTTCTTGGCGTTCGACGCCGGGTTCGAAGCGTTCGAACTCGCCGAGCGCGT
It includes:
- a CDS encoding multicopper oxidase domain-containing protein, whose protein sequence is MPSLDYSSAADVTKRLEERLVESLTGETSVSRRTVLGGLGVAGSAAVGLGSSRAAASSDHDDEDDHGNFGAVGEYRDLDFDPHEFLTAFNTGGSGQDNVPQQVYEEDGRTVREFEFTAVDTTIAIAPGVEFQAWAYNGQVPGPTIRAVEGDLIRVKFTNLGRHAHTIHPHLKNLNPRMDGIPQNGPGVLDTGESFTYEWIAQPAGTHFYHCHSLPLKEHIHRGLYGTIIVDPDPERVRENPREYVNYPGPITDDFREQLVEEAKSRNHEYAENDAVNEMVMVMNSFDTNFDGGNEVYAANTRAFGYGVGDTDGEGNWTAGETKRPIQINKNERQRVYLSNATEFDLINSFHTHSQFFDYYDHGTTLTPTLKNVDTIMQCQAQRGIIEIDYSDHQPGLYMFHAHQSEFAELGWMSFFEVV
- a CDS encoding ZIP family metal transporter, with translation MADKTRDTTTDGGVTADEEITQPLGLPRWVSALLPIVLLVLVLGVFAFTSPLAGVQSGEPLPDVTVTHTTLPSDETVVLHVTNNGPESVTISQVLVDEAYWDFRVEGAGGDQTLAPMESAQIVIPYHWNPGWDLEVALVLSDGATFHNTIVAPSQSPGFSLGLLGTLAVIGLFVGVIPVALGMLWFPYIKTMSDRWLHAVLLFAAGVLGFLAFDAGFEAFELAERVPGAYEGNLLVVFGIFGALLLVQAISAWREGRVAAGDSRASSGLWIAYLVAVGIGLHNLAEGLAIGSSFALGRVSLGAFLVIGFMLHNVTEGPAVVAPVARGKRPSLGHFAALGVIAGAPVILGGWIGSLAYSPTIGAFFLAIGVGAILQVDWEIARMVRDAGGRVASATNLLAFLLGLAIMYVTDLFVAL